From the Candidatus Cloacimonadota bacterium genome, one window contains:
- the pyrR gene encoding bifunctional pyr operon transcriptional regulator/uracil phosphoribosyltransferase PyrR: MSITKKILDDKEMERILKRLANEVIEKNKGCENLYIVGIHTRGVPIAQRIAGYIEKFENTRIRVGALDITLYRDDLAYIDHQPVIQDSILNFDIEGKNILLVDDVLNTGRTARAALNAILDYGRPESIQFLVIIDRGHRELPIQADFVGKHLPTAKDEAVNVSLKEIDGKDEVLIIKE, translated from the coding sequence ATGAGTATAACAAAAAAAATATTAGATGACAAAGAGATGGAGCGCATTCTCAAGCGCTTAGCAAACGAGGTCATAGAAAAAAATAAGGGATGTGAAAATCTCTATATCGTTGGTATTCATACGCGAGGAGTTCCGATTGCACAGAGGATCGCAGGATATATCGAGAAGTTTGAGAACACTCGAATTAGAGTCGGTGCTCTCGACATCACCCTCTACCGTGACGACCTTGCATATATCGACCATCAACCGGTCATACAAGATTCGATCCTTAATTTTGACATTGAGGGTAAGAACATACTGTTGGTTGACGATGTGCTCAATACAGGAAGAACAGCCAGGGCTGCATTGAATGCCATTCTCGATTATGGACGTCCGGAATCGATCCAGTTTCTCGTTATTATAGACAGAGGTCATAGAGAACTGCCAATACAGGCGGATTTTGTTGGAAAGCATCTACCAACTGCCAAAGACGAAGCTGTGAATGTAAGCTTGAAGGAGATTGACGGCAAGGATGAAGTACTCATCATAAAAGAATAA
- the pyrF gene encoding orotidine-5'-phosphate decarboxylase: MKFKEKYYKIVQKNNSLVCVGLDSDIEKIPGFLKDEYDLPQWEFNKRIIDSTKDIVGAYKPNFAFYISQGIKGIESLQKTISYIPDDIPIILDVKIGDIGNTMKHYAKAYFDLFDVDALTVNPLMGYDVVDPFEKYEDKYLFLLVLTSNPSNTDFLNSEYLLYEGICEKIGEWDQDMLGAVVGATNDEEMSTIRGMLPHSIFLIPGIGAQGGNLEKVMKYTTSKTHPNILINSSRDIIFSYSKADEKNFDDAARKACDTLRNDINRLM, translated from the coding sequence ATGAAATTCAAAGAAAAATATTATAAAATAGTTCAAAAGAATAATTCACTTGTGTGTGTGGGATTGGATTCGGATATTGAAAAGATTCCCGGATTTTTAAAAGATGAATATGATCTTCCTCAGTGGGAATTCAATAAACGTATTATCGATTCGACAAAAGATATTGTTGGAGCATACAAACCAAATTTTGCTTTTTACATTTCTCAGGGAATCAAGGGTATCGAGTCCTTACAGAAAACCATTTCCTATATTCCTGATGACATCCCAATCATTCTCGATGTGAAAATTGGGGATATTGGTAATACGATGAAGCATTATGCGAAAGCATATTTTGATCTATTCGATGTCGATGCTCTTACCGTAAATCCTTTGATGGGATATGATGTCGTCGATCCATTTGAAAAATATGAAGATAAATATCTCTTCCTTCTTGTACTCACCTCAAATCCTTCGAATACTGATTTTCTGAATTCGGAATATCTATTGTATGAGGGTATATGTGAGAAAATAGGGGAATGGGATCAGGATATGCTTGGTGCAGTTGTTGGTGCTACAAATGATGAGGAGATGAGCACGATCAGAGGAATGCTTCCTCATTCAATATTCCTTATTCCCGGCATCGGTGCACAGGGCGGCAACCTTGAAAAAGTTATGAAATATACGACCAGTAAAACTCATCCAAATATACTTATTAATTCTTCGCGGGATATTATTTTTTCTTACAGCAAGGCAGATGAAAAGAATTTTGATGATGCTGCTCGCAAGGCATGTGATACTTTACGGAATGATATAAATAGATTGATGTAA